The Geothrix sp. DNA segment CGACAGGCGCGTCCATGTCCGGGGGCAGGGGGATGGTGGCAGGCTTGCCCCACTTGAGCTTGCGGCTGAGCTGCACCGGCAGGTGCTCACCCTCGCCGCTGGCCTTGCCGAGGGCCACCGTCACGTTGGTGCCCCGGGCGCGGGCCAGGGTGAAGGCCTGCTCCAGGCTGCCGCGGATCTCCTGGTGCGCGGCGGAGAGCTCCGTCGCGCCCGTATCCCAGAAGGAGGAACCCGCCACCGCGAGGATGGCGACCACCGCCAGCACCACGGTGAGTTCCAGCAGCGAGGTGCCCTGCTGGGTGGATCGTCGGCAGCCTGGACGCATCGCCGGCTCCTACTTCTTGGCGGCCGCGGGGCGCGGCGCGGAGGTGGCGGCCAGATAGGGCTTGAGCTTGGCGTAGGACTTCTCGCCGATGCCCTTGACGTTCATCAGCTCCTCGGAGCGCTGGAAGCCGCCGTGCTGTTTCCGGAAGGCGATGATCCGCTCGGCCGTCTTCTGGCCCACGCGGGGCAGCTGCATCAGCTCGGTGACGGTGGCCGTGTTGAGGTTGACCGGCCGCTGGGGGGCCCGGGGGGCGCGGTCGGGGGTCGCCGCGAGGGGAAGGGCCAGGGCGAGCGCCAAAGCCAGGGTGGTGAAGGGGTTGGACATGGTTGCCTCCTTTCAGGCAAGCCATTCCAATCGAGGTTTGTGCCAGGTTGTAAGTCGTTTATTTGCTTTTCTAAATTTTTTCTACGAAAAAATTTAGTTATTTAAAAATGACAAAATTTTATTAATTATTTATAATTATATTTATTTCAATAATTAATTTTTGTAACAAAATTTTGAAAAAATTTTGCAAGGCTACACAAAAATAGACCCAAAAAA contains these protein-coding regions:
- a CDS encoding pilus assembly FimT family protein, whose protein sequence is MRPGCRRSTQQGTSLLELTVVLAVVAILAVAGSSFWDTGATELSAAHQEIRGSLEQAFTLARARGTNVTVALGKASGEGEHLPVQLSRKLKWGKPATIPLPPDMDAPVVAATTGEAHPILTVTPRRTALASVWFLHDGREALCMRLSGHGQLQVLRWRRDLLKWTRV
- a CDS encoding ComEA family DNA-binding protein, which encodes MSNPFTTLALALALALPLAATPDRAPRAPQRPVNLNTATVTELMQLPRVGQKTAERIIAFRKQHGGFQRSEELMNVKGIGEKSYAKLKPYLAATSAPRPAAAKK